A portion of the Desulfobacteraceae bacterium genome contains these proteins:
- a CDS encoding two-component sensor histidine kinase: protein SNVAVRGQGDKFIINLNGQLQTPSSSHGQVFEKVGFPVPPYVDKTQVVEGLDAGGEPAIIGYSYIPESPFILMIVKRKASVMRDWLQTRSRLIGFLVISITGIMVVILWVTTYLVNNLHLADQRRVMSLHQVEYANKLASIGRLSAGVAHEINNPLAIINEKAGLIKDLFSFKPDYAQDKRLLELIDGVIASVERCAVITRRLLGFARHMAVSVESIAVRALIEDVLGFLRKEAEYRSIDVVVDVPDEVPTFVSDRGKLQQILLNLINNAFAALSDGGQLKVAARLAGSDALAIDVIDNGSGIAPEDLDRIFEPFFSTRTSSGGTGLGLSITYGLVQELGGTLKVQSQVGEGSTFTITLPLQMPQPKGDASANPAGGR, encoded by the coding sequence TCTCCAATGTGGCGGTCAGGGGGCAGGGCGACAAGTTCATCATCAACCTCAACGGCCAGCTGCAGACACCCTCCAGCAGCCACGGGCAGGTGTTCGAGAAGGTGGGCTTTCCGGTGCCGCCGTATGTCGACAAAACCCAGGTGGTGGAAGGTCTCGACGCTGGGGGGGAGCCGGCGATCATCGGGTATTCCTATATTCCGGAAAGCCCCTTTATCCTCATGATCGTCAAGCGCAAGGCCTCGGTCATGCGCGACTGGCTGCAGACCCGCAGTCGGTTGATCGGTTTTCTGGTGATCAGCATCACCGGTATTATGGTGGTGATCCTGTGGGTGACCACTTACCTGGTCAATAACCTGCACCTGGCCGACCAGCGGCGGGTGATGTCGCTGCACCAGGTGGAATATGCCAACAAGCTGGCCTCCATCGGGCGGCTTTCGGCCGGGGTTGCCCATGAAATCAACAACCCCCTGGCGATCATCAACGAAAAGGCCGGGCTGATCAAGGACCTCTTCAGTTTCAAGCCCGACTACGCCCAGGACAAGCGCTTGCTGGAATTGATCGACGGGGTGATCGCCTCGGTGGAGCGCTGCGCGGTCATCACCCGGCGGCTGTTGGGCTTTGCGCGCCACATGGCGGTCAGCGTCGAGTCCATCGCGGTGCGGGCCCTGATCGAGGATGTTCTGGGCTTCCTCCGCAAGGAGGCTGAGTACCGCTCGATTGATGTGGTGGTCGATGTCCCCGACGAAGTCCCGACCTTCGTGAGCGACCGGGGCAAGCTGCAGCAGATTCTGCTCAACCTGATCAACAATGCCTTTGCCGCCCTGAGCGACGGCGGGCAGCTGAAGGTCGCAGCCCGCCTCGCAGGGTCCGATGCCCTGGCCATCGACGTGATCGACAACGGCAGCGGGATCGCGCCCGAGGACCTCGACCGCATCTTCGAGCCCTTCTTCTCCACCCGCACCAGCTCCGGCGGCACGGGCCTCGGCCTGTCGATCACCTACGGGCTGGTGCAGGAACTGGGGGGCACCCTCAAGGTGCAGAGCCAGGTCGGGGAGGGGTCGACCTTTACCATAACGCTGCCCCTGCAAATGCCGCAGCCGAAAGGAGATGCCAGTGCGAATCCTGCTGGTGGACGATGA